The Edaphobacter flagellatus sequence GTTCGATGGAGGTAGGCGCGCGGCTGGCTTCGGCGTAGTTGGCGTACGCGGAGAGACCGGGAAGGATGCGGTAGGTGGCTCCAATGGAGGGGTTGAAGCGCTGGAAGACGTAGGTGCCGGTGAGAGAGCCGTGCACGGTGCTGGGCGGCAGGCGGTCGGTGTTGTCGACAGTGGTGCGGTTGTAACGTCCTGAGGCAGAGATGGACCAGCGGCCGAAGGTGGCGGTGTCGGCAAGGAAGAAACTGGGCGTGTTGATCGTGCCGTGCAACTGAACACGCGTATCGACAGGAGCGCCGTCCTGATTGGTCGAACCGTCAGCGTAGGCATTGACGGGAGTGACACTGACGCCATCGGTGTTGAGGTAGCCGAATTGGGAGAGCTGTCCATAGCTGAGAGAGCTGCGGTCCCAGGCAGCGCCGAAGGAGAACACGTTGCGGCTGGTACGCCAGGAGGCGAGGCCGAAGAGTCCATAGTTGTTTTGCTGGGTGCGTGTGTTGGTGATTATGCCGGTGCACTTTTCGGAGGGCTCGTCCTGCTCGAGCGCCTGCGCGATGCATCGCCAGTAGGGGAAGGGCTCGGTGGTGGGGTTACCGGTGGTGGGGAATCCGGTGTATCCGGCGGCGGTGAGCGCGGCGATGTCGGCTTTGCTGAGGTTGTAGAGCGACTGGTCGAAGGAGTCGTTGTTGATGTCGCCGTTGGTGGTGTCGGAGCGCGTGTGCCGGAAGTAGGCATTGCCGGAGAGCGTGAGGCTATTGGTGAGCGCATGCGTGGCGTTGAGGGTAAGTGTCGGCGAGTGGTTCCAGGTGGTGTCGGGGATGGTGTAGACGCTGGTGTAGTCACGGTTGAGAGCGCGGAAGTCCTGCAGGCCATTGCCGGTGAGCTGATTGATGGCGTAGGAGCCGCTTAGGGAGAGCGTGGTGCGTTCGCGCAGCAGGCGGAGTTTGGCGAAGGACTGCCGGACTTCAGAGGGAGAGAATTTGCGCCAGCCGTCTTCGCGGAAGTAGTTGCCGGCGAGGAACCAGTCGAAAGTTTTGGCCTGAGTTGAGCCGCCGTAGGAGGCTTCGACGGAGGCGCGGGCGAAGTAGCCGCCTATGATCTGCGCGGTGGCTCCGGCGTTGTCGATGCCGTTTTTGGTGCGGACGGAGATGGCTCCGCCGAGGGTGTTGAGCCCGAAGAGCGGATCGGAGCCAGGCATGAGCTGCATGTCCTGAATGGCGACCTTGGGGATGAGGTCCCAGTCGACGACGTCGCCGAAGGGCTGGTTCTGGCGAACGCCGTCGAGGTAAATGGAGAGGCCCTGCGGGGTGCCGAGAAGCGGCGAGGCGGTGTAGCCACGATAGTTGATGTCGGGCTCGAAGGGATTGTTGGCGTTCTCATTGATGTAGACGCCGTTGAGTCGCTTGTTCAGGACGTCGGTAATATAGATGGCGTTGGCGTGCTCGATGTCGAAGGCGTTGAGTCCCTGGACGGGGACGGGGCTGCGGTCGATGGGCAGATCTTCACCGATGGGCGTGGTGGAGACGACGGAGATGGAGGTGGAGATGTCAGCGATTTTGAGTGCGACGGTCTTCGAGACGGGGAGAGACGAGGTGAACTCGACGGGGAGGACGAGGGTCTGGAAGCCGGTGCGGGAGACTTCGAGGTGGTATCGGCCGAGCGGGAGATTGCTTATGGACCAGGTGCCGTGGATGTCGGTGCGTGCGGAAAAGTGCGCGTTGACCGAGGTGCCGGTGAGCGTACCGGTGGCCTGCAGGGCTGCACCTGTGGGGTCGATGACGTGGAGTTCAAGGGCGCCGGTGGCCTGCTGGGCGCGGAGGTTCGCGGTGACAAACACAAAGAGAAGGAGCAGCAGGGTGCTGAGGGAATATTTGTGCATTTGTTGAGCTTTTGATATTGAGTTCTACAGGGGATATTCCGTGGTGCGGAGTTTTGTTCAGGGTTTTTTAGGGTGGGTGGTGCGGTGGGTAGGTGAGGAAGGTAGTATGAGACGTCTCACATCCGGGTGGATTTTTTGCCGATAATCTCCTTCATCGCGACGTCAGGAATTGAGCGCTGGGCGGCTGGGGCGCTTGGCCGCGAGGCGGAGACACGGGCCTGTCTTGAAGAGGAGATTCTCGATCTTTATGGGCTGTATCGGCTTCGGCTGTTTCGCTATGCGATGTCACTTGGGCTGCGGGCGCAGGATGCGGAGGATGTGGTGCAGGAGGTGTTTCTGGTCCTGTTCCGGCATCTGGAGGCGGAGCGATCACGCAGCAATCTGCCGGGATGGGTGTTTCGCGTGACGCACCGGTTTGCGTTGAAGCGACGGGCGAAGTATAAGGCTGAGGAGTTCATTGAGGGTGAAGATCGGCTGGAGTTTTCGGCTACGACGATGCCGACGCCCGAAGATGAGGCGCTGTTTGCGGCGCAGCATCGCAGACTGCAGCGTATCTTTCTGGCATTGCCGGAGACGGATCGGCTGTGTCTGCAGCTGCGGGCAGAGGGATTGACGTACAGGGACATTGCGGAAGTTCTCGGAGTGTCGCTCGGCTCGGTGTACAACTCGTTGACACGATCGTTGAAACGGATGAGTTGTTGAGGTGTTGCGATGAAGGAACGTATCAGGCATATGGATCACGGCGAGGCGCTGAGGCTGCTTGATGGAGAGATGTCTCTGGCCGATGCAGCGCACTGGAGGACGCATCTTCAAGGGTGCGATGCGTGTGCGGCCATGCTGGCAGAGACGGAGAGCACGTCGAATGCGGTGAAGGGAGTCGTCTACGAGCGCGCCGAGCCGGTATGGGGGCAGGAGCAGGCGAATGAGCGGCTGCGATTAAGGCTGCAGGAGACTTCTGAAACCGTGAAGCCGCAGAGAGCGGGACTACTGCTGCCGCGAGTTCGATATGCGTTTGCTGCGTGTGCGGTGCTGGTTGTTCTTTTAGGTGTAGCCGCGCACTATCGATCGCAGAGTGTATTGGCTGCGCTGCCAAACAAGAACCTGACGCCTGGGGCGACGCGTGAGGTGGAGTTGGCGGAGCTATGTGCTGCTGGGGATGACGACGATCTTGATCCGTCGGTTTCGGCGTCGGTGCAGACGGCAGTGTTCCATGAATATGGGATTGCGAATGCCGCGCGCGAGAAGGATTTTCAGGTGGACTATCTGATCAATCCTCAGCTAGGCGGGACGAACGATATTCACAATCTGTGGCCGCAGCCGTATCAGTCGACGGTGTGGAATGCCAGGGCGAAGGATGCGCTGGAGCGGCATCTTCATCAGATGGTGTGTGAGCGCAAGGTCGATCTGGCTGAGGCGCAACGAGAGATTGCGACGAACTGGATTGCGGCATATCAGAAGTATTTCCACACGGCGAAGCCGGCCTAGTGCGTCCCCCAGCTACGGCAGAACGATGACTCCCCAGGGGCCTTTGCCTGCTGAGACCTTCTTCACCACTGACATGTCAGGTAGCGATACGGCGGTGATGTCGTTGGACGGGCCGTTGGCGGAGTAGAGGGTTTTGCCGTCGGGTGAGAGAGCGATTCCCCAGGGGCGGGCACCTACTTCGACTGAGCCGACCACGGTGTCGTTTGCGGTGTCGATGGCGAAGACCTTGTGGCCGCGGCCGGTGCTGACGTAGAGCCGGGTGGCATCGGGCGACAGAAGCACGGACATGGGTTTGACGAGCCCAGGCTGGCCGAGCGAGATGGTTTTGACGACCTTATGTTTTGCGGTGTCGATGACAGTGACGGTGCCGTCGTTTTCAGCGTTTACGTATGCGTGTTTGCCGTCGGGCATGAAGGC is a genomic window containing:
- a CDS encoding TonB-dependent receptor, translated to MHKYSLSTLLLLLFVFVTANLRAQQATGALELHVIDPTGAALQATGTLTGTSVNAHFSARTDIHGTWSISNLPLGRYHLEVSRTGFQTLVLPVEFTSSLPVSKTVALKIADISTSISVVSTTPIGEDLPIDRSPVPVQGLNAFDIEHANAIYITDVLNKRLNGVYINENANNPFEPDINYRGYTASPLLGTPQGLSIYLDGVRQNQPFGDVVDWDLIPKVAIQDMQLMPGSDPLFGLNTLGGAISVRTKNGIDNAGATAQIIGGYFARASVEASYGGSTQAKTFDWFLAGNYFREDGWRKFSPSEVRQSFAKLRLLRERTTLSLSGSYAINQLTGNGLQDFRALNRDYTSVYTIPDTTWNHSPTLTLNATHALTNSLTLSGNAYFRHTRSDTTNGDINNDSFDQSLYNLSKADIAALTAAGYTGFPTTGNPTTEPFPYWRCIAQALEQDEPSEKCTGIITNTRTQQNNYGLFGLASWRTSRNVFSFGAAWDRSSLSYGQLSQFGYLNTDGVSVTPVNAYADGSTNQDGAPVDTRVQLHGTINTPSFFLADTATFGRWSISASGRYNRTTVDNTDRLPPSTVHGSLTGTYVFQRFNPSIGATYRILPGLSAYANYAEASRAPTSIELGCADPNFPCNLPNALVSDPPLNQVVSRTVEAGIRSLEHEPLSWSVGYFRGINSNDLLFVASQQTGFGYFLNFGSTKREGIEANISASLRRLTLGAGYTFLNATYQSSQVVNGGSNSSNDSGQPGLDGDITISPGDRIPQTPQHIFKAYADYKPLRKLVIDANLIAVSGSYARGNENNLHQPDGTYYLGSGSSPAYATLSTGARYTFSPKLELFAQINNLTNNHYYTAAQLGTTPYDNSGHFIARPFPAINGQYPVRNTTFLAPGAPFTLFGGIRFTLHKK
- a CDS encoding RNA polymerase sigma factor; this encodes MPIISFIATSGIERWAAGALGREAETRACLEEEILDLYGLYRLRLFRYAMSLGLRAQDAEDVVQEVFLVLFRHLEAERSRSNLPGWVFRVTHRFALKRRAKYKAEEFIEGEDRLEFSATTMPTPEDEALFAAQHRRLQRIFLALPETDRLCLQLRAEGLTYRDIAEVLGVSLGSVYNSLTRSLKRMSC
- a CDS encoding anti-sigma factor, coding for MKERIRHMDHGEALRLLDGEMSLADAAHWRTHLQGCDACAAMLAETESTSNAVKGVVYERAEPVWGQEQANERLRLRLQETSETVKPQRAGLLLPRVRYAFAACAVLVVLLGVAAHYRSQSVLAALPNKNLTPGATREVELAELCAAGDDDDLDPSVSASVQTAVFHEYGIANAAREKDFQVDYLINPQLGGTNDIHNLWPQPYQSTVWNARAKDALERHLHQMVCERKVDLAEAQREIATNWIAAYQKYFHTAKPA